A segment of the Odoribacter splanchnicus DSM 20712 genome:
ATGATGCGAACGGATGAACCCGTATCCAGCCTTTTTCCTGCGCGATATACATCAGCCACTTCAAGGTATTGACACGCCCGAAGACAGTGGAGTTTGCCAAAGCGCATGTACCGAGCATCCAGTTGTAGTAATCCTCGATGAATGATTTCTCAAGTTCTTCGATGACAATATCCTCTGCATTCTTCTTGCTTTTCATGAAAAGCAGGAGACTCTTGTAATCGGCAACCAGACCGCAGTAGGTGCTTTCGGCTTTCTCTATGCCGATTTTCTTTTTATACGGTTCCAGCTGTTCCCTGAAAAGGTTCATAAGGGTGTGGCATTCCTCTGAGAAGCCGACATAGCGGTTATAGACTTTCTTGGCTGTAACAAAACTGTCGTGGTCGCAGATGTACTGGTAGTGCCTGGTGATTTGCGCCTTGATATTGTCAAGCTCCTGATTGAGTGTACGGGCCTCCTCGGACTTGCCTTTGGCCCGGTTGGTTTTGACGTCCCACAAAGCGAGGGACACTTCTTTCTTACAACTGAAACCGGCTTGGGTTCCATTGATGGTGATACGGCCCATAATCGGTGTCTTTCCGTTTTTTACAGACTGTTTATTCTCAAAACACTTAGCTATACATGGTCTGCGATAAGCTAAGAGAGATTCCCCTTACACAAAAGCATGGCATCTCCTTGTCGTATCTCGCCTTTATACTTTTATGTATAGTAGTCTACCGGATCGAATGAACAAGACCTATCCCATACATAAACCAATTTAGACTGCTATGTTATTTTTGAGGAAGAAGATGGAATGAGACCAGATACCCTCTTTAAGGCTGACTGTAAGTCGATTAAATGTAGAAAAAGATTGCTTTTGTCACAAGTAAAGTGTATATTTGCATTGAAAGAATCGTTCTTTGACAGAGGCAAAAGAAAACAGAATATTGTAATTCGCTCGTTTCTAAATCGTTACCTGATATTAATTAAACAGAAATAACTGTTTAATTTTCAATTAGATAGAGATTGTATGATGTTTCGCGGTATAAAAACGATAGCAATCATCTTTTGTCATACCCATATCTTTGCATATCTTCCGAATACCGATATTTACATTGGCGTTGAAACTGTCCGAATTGCTGTATCTACTATGAAAGTTAAACAGGTATTCTTCATTTTCATCAGTAGAAAGATACTTGTCAAAGGTGGATTGGATAAAAGGCTCAACTCTCATTTCCATATATCCCTCGTCTCGGCGACTGTTCCGAACCTTTGCTCTCTTATAGCTAATGATACCATTGCGGTAATTTGTCTTTTTAAGCTCATACAGGTCAACGGAATTCATTCCACCTAAACAAATAGAAAGGAGTGCTACGTCTCTTCCCAGTTCCGGCAGGGATGAAATCATTTTGCTTACAGGGAGCGGTCGATTGAAGAACTCACGACAAGCCTCCGCACTGATGGCCCGCTTTAAAGTTGTGTCTGCCTTGGGAATTTTAATCTTATGCCAAGGATTGAACTTGATACGCACTATGTCACGCTCCTCGTCGTTGTACTCCGTTATCGCACTGTTAAAGATTTGCCGGATGCAAGTAGGGTACATTTCTTTGGCTCTGTTGGTCAAAGCAAGAGACTCAATCCACTTTTTCAATACAGTGGATGACATATGCCCAAACATGATTTGGGTTGTTCCCAGATAGCGTTCAAGATGGCAGACGGCAAGTTTGTAGTTCTTTGCGGTACGGTCTCGCCCCTCTGATTCAATCTTTCTGATGAAAAATTGAGCATATTCGCTAAAGCAGAGTTCTTCATCTGCCTTTAGCAAATAATCTACGACTTCGCTGACGCTCCAAAGAGAAGCATCAACTCTGTTCAGCCGGTCACTGTATTGCCTGATGATCATGGCACAGAATTCATTCACTACCGGGTCTGTAATTTCACCATTAGATACATGGTTCGCATCGACAATTTTATCTGTCTTGATGTAACCGGGCTTGCGGTTGTGTACGATTCGGATGTACACTGAGTAAAGACCGTCTGTTCTCGGCTTTCTCACCATTGCTTTTAATGTTGTCATACTTTTTGAATTTTAATTTTACTGCTGCAATAGGCTTTTTCCTTGGTGTAAGCAGGTGTAAGCAACGGGTAATTTGGTGTAAGCATAGTGTAAGCAAATACGTTCATTTGGCTCATTTTTTGCGGTCAAATGTACGAACCGCCCAAGCGCAAATCAGGCTGTAATTACCGCTAAAGCAGTGAATTACAGCCTGATATTAAGAATGTTTATATTAGAGTGTTATTCCTCTATTGCTGCCTGAGCCGCGGCTACGCGGGCGATGGGCACGCGGAACGGTGAACAGCTGACATAGTTCATACCTACTGAGTCGCAGAAGATGACGGATGAAGGTTCTCCACCGTGTTCTCCACAGATACCTACTTTCAGGTCTGCATTAGTCTTACGACCCAGTTTCACACCCATTTCAACCAGACGGCCTACACCTTCCTGATCCAATACAGCGAACGGATCGGTTTTCAGGATACCTTTCCTGATGTATTCCGGTAAGAATTTGCCGGCGTCGTCACGGGAGTAACCGAAGGTCATCTGAGTCAGGTCGTTGGTACCGAATGAGAAGAATTCGGCTACTTCGGCGATCTGATCTGCGGTGATAGCGGCACGCGGGATTTCGATCATCGTACCTACTTTGTAATCTACTTTAACGCCTTTTTCTTCGAATACCATAGCTGCAACACGGTTGATGATTTCAGCCTGCTGTTTCAGTTCTTTCACAGTACCTACCAAAGGAACCATAATTTCCGGACGAGGATCCAGACCACGCAGTTTCAGGTTACAAGCTGCTTCGATGATCGCACGGGCCTGCATTTCGGTGATTTCCGGATAGGTAACTCCCAAACGGCAGCCACGATGACCCAGCATCGGGTTGAATTCGTGCAGTGCATCTACTTTTTCTTTGATACGTTCTACCGGAATTCCCAGTTTCTGAGCCATATATTGTTGTGAAGCCGGTTCGTTCGGAGTAAATTCGTGTAAAGGTGGGTCGAGCAGACGGATGGTAACCCCCAGTCCGTTCATGGCTTCGAGGATACCTTCGAAGTCTCCCCGCTGCATCGGCAGGATCTTGTTCAGTGCATCCCGGCGTCCTTCTACCGTGTCGGACAGGATCATTTCACGCATAGCGTCGATACGGTGTCCTTCGAAGAACATATGTTCTGTACGGCAAAGTCCGACACCTTTGGCTCCGAAGTCACGGGCTTTACGGGCATCTTTCGGGGTATCGGCATTAGTACGTACATACATACGGGTATATTTTTCAGCCAGGTTCATGATGGCTGTGAAGTCTTCGTCCAATGTTGCATCTTCTGTTTCTACTTTTCCTAAATAAACTTCACCGGTAGAACCGTTCAGGGAAATCCAGTCTCCTTCTTTGATGATTGTTCCGTTTACGGAGAAATTACGTTTGGCATAATCGACTACGATATCTCCTGCGCCGGATACACAACATTTACCCATACCACGGGCAACGACAGCTGCGTGAGAAGTCATACCACCGCGTGCGGTCAGGATTCCTTCGGATACGTTCATACCCCGCAGGTCTTCGGGAGAAGTTTCCTGGCGTACCAGAACCACTTTTTCACCTCTGTTTTTCCATTCTTCGGCTTCGTCGGCGAAGAATACGACACGCCCGCAGGCAGCACCCGGAGAAGCCGGCAGACCTTTGGTAATAACGTGAGCTTTTTTCAGAGCTTCTTTATTGAATACCGGATGGAGCAGCTCGTCCAATTTAGCCGGTTCCTGACGCAACAAAGCTGTTTTTTCATCGATCATACCTTGTTTCAGCATATCGACAGCCATTTTCACCATAGCGGCTCCGGTACGTTTTCCGTTACGGGTCTGTAACATCCACAGCTTACCGTCCTGGATGGTGAATTCCATATCCTGCATATCGTGGAAGTGGTCTTCCAGTTTTTCCTGTACAGCGTTCAGGTCGGCATAAGCCTGAGGCATAGCTTCTTCCAGCGAAGGATATTTGGAAGCACGTTCTTCTTCGGAAATACCCTGCAGTTTAGCCCAACGGCGTGAACCCTCGATGGTGATTTCCTGCGGTGTACGGATACCGGCTACAACGTCTTCCCCCTGTGCATTGATCAGGTATTCTCCGTTGAAGATGTCTTCTCCGGTTGCAGCGTCACGGCTGAAAGCAACACCGGTAGCCGAATTGTTACCCATGTTACCGTAAACCATAGACTGTACGTTAACAGCAGTACCCCATTCTTCCGGGATCTGGTTCAACTGACGGTACAGAACGGCACGTTCGGTCATCCATGAATCGAATACGGCACAGATGGCTCCCCACAGCTGTTCCCACGGACAAGTCGGGAAATCTTTGCCGGTTTTGGTTTTGACTACTTTTTTGAAGTTTTCGACCAATACCTGCAAATCTTCAACGGTAAATTCAGTATCTTGTTTGATATGTTTGGCTTCTTTCAGCTTGTCGATTTCAACTTCGAACGGATTGTGCTCGCCTTTTGCTGCTGCTACACCCATTACAACATCGCCGTACATCTGAATAAAACGACGGTAAGAGTCCCAGGCAAAACGGGCATTTCCTGATTTTTCTGCCAGTAATTTTACGGCATCGTCATTCAATCCCAGGTTCAGCACGGTGTCCATCATACCCGGCATAGAAACACGGGCACCGGAACGTACGGATACCATCAACGGGAAAGCCTCTCCTTTAGAACCGAATTTTGCATTCATGATTTTTTCCATGTGTGCAATACCGGCTTTAACGTCGTTTTCTATTAATTTTACAACAGCATCTTTACCTTTCTGGTTGTAAAGTGTACAAACTTCAGTGGTAATCGTGAAACCTGCAGGTACAGGCAGGCCGATCAGGTTCATCTCCGCCAGGTTGGCGCCTTTACCACCGAGCAGATTTTTCATGTCTGCCTTGCCTTCTGCTTTTCCGTCTCCGAATGTGTAAACGTACTTCGTACTCATATTTCTGTTAGATTTGATTTATTTCCCTGAGAGGGAAGGTTTATTATTATGATATTGTTTTTATAAACTATTGATATACAATAAACTGAAAGCCACGCGAGCTTGCGTATTCAGAGTTGCAAATATAGAATATTTTTTGTTATTATAAAAATCGGCTTCTATTTTTATAATGATCTATTACTCAAACGTTTTCAATTTTGAATTCTTGGCTCTTTATCATTCCCTCCGGATTGTCGTTTGCCGGTATACCGGTTCCCCGTTTTTCCCCAATCCTTCGACGGTGATGGTATAACTGCCGGCCATGTCGGAAGTGAAAAAAGAGAGGGAAGTCTGCCCGGATGAATCGATCGGGACGACCGGTTGCCAATAAATCGTGCTGCGGTAGTCGATCTCAGGAGCTTTGAGTATTTCCGGGTCGTTGTATTGGGGCATGTAGAATTCATCCGGTTCGGAGTAACCTAAAGGAATGAATTTGATCAACCCTGGAGTGGCTTTGGGGGTGAAATGGCCATGTTTGGTATTGATGACAATCACACCGCCGGCACCGCCTTGGGCCATGAAGAAAGTCAGCCGGGCTCCGTCGCGGATGACTCCCAGATTGTCCACATCCTCCGGCATCACTGCGTTCAGCATGTCTTCGGTCTGTGGCAATCCGTCGATCATGAACAGAGGCGTACTTCCGTTGCGGGCCATCGTCACTTTGGTACCGGAGACAATAACACCCGGAAGACGGGATAATAGTTGATAGATACTGGAAGTATTGAATTTATTCAATTCTTCCTGGCCCAGGATGTAATCCGTCATATCTGTGTATTGGCCTTCGTATTTGTGTTGTACGCTTTCCGGACGGTGACGTAATACGACCGCTTCGTCGAGAATATAGACTTTCACACCGTTCTGGTAGAAATAACTACCTTTGAACTGGTCCATAAATTCTTCTTTGCCCAGTGGTTTATTTTCCCGGGGGATTGTAAAATGAGTGACGGGATCTTTAAATAGCCGGGGAGTGATAGTTATATCTACCATTTTTCCTCCTTTCTCTTTGTAGCCACGTACCAGAAAAATCGTACTATCGGGGAAATCCAGATCCCGGATGATGAATTCTCCGTTTTCGTTCGACTTCACTTCTCCCAATGTATTTTCACCGGGGATAAAGATTTGTACACTGGCATTCGCCATCGGCTTATTGCTATAATTGGTGATTTTTCCCCGGATTTCTTGTCCCTGTTCAAGCTTGAAAGTGGCTTTAGAAGGTGTGGCAGTCAGGAATTTCCCGATCTCATAACGGGTCCAGCCATGAGTGAGCATGAGGAGATCGATGTGTTCGGGAGTTTCACGACTATAACTTCCCGGGGCTTCGATGTGCCCTTTGAGGTCGGAGGTCAGGAGCAGATAACTGACGATATTGTCCGATAGGGTGTCACGGGGAACCATCGTATTGTCCGTAACAGAGAGGGAAAAACTGCCTTCGAGGGGGTGCTCGCCGATGTCTGTAAACTGTAGTGTCAGGTTTACTTTTTCCCGTCTGTCGTATTTTTCTTTATCGGTCCGGAGTTGTAATACAGGTTGCGGATCCGGCTTTATAAAATAAGAACGCTGGCTGTAAATGTGTGAGTCGGCATCGGCTAGTACGAACTGCACGGTACCACCGGGCAGGGAGTTCAGGGGTAAGGCTCCCACGAAATCGTCTTTTGCCGGTAGCACGCCTAACAGACGTCCTCTGGAGTGCATAACGATATAAATCGTTTTCCCTGCAGGAAAATGAATTCCTTTTTTGACAGCAAGGATCAGGTGGTTGTCCTGAGGATAAACCTGCAAGGCCAGATTTTCCGCTTGGGGAATCTGCAAGTCGACTCTTTTTTCCCGGTTTGTGGCGGTATGTACCAGGGCATAGTAGCGTTCGCCCGGCTGGGTGGTCAGTTCCAGGGTTCCCATTCCCCGGTGAAAGGTTGAAAAAGAAACGACTTCCTGTTCCTTACTATTGTAAATTTTTCCCTCGGCAGCTATCGAACGTCCGTTTGCATCCAGTGCCTTAAAGGCGACGGTTTGCGTGGTGCCCGCTAATAAATTACCGCCTTCCGGGAAGAATTGAAAGTCGAAGTCGTCGGAAAGATTCAATAAAGGGATTTCTCTTGAAAAAGCAAAAGGCAAGTCCGTCGGGAACGCTACCTGAATCCGGTCGATACTGTCGCTGACCGGATATTGTAAAGTGGCGGATCCTTGTTCATCGGTTTTCAAGGTAGTCTTGTTTACCGCTAGTTTATGACGGTAGGTCGTGATTTTCAGACGTTGATGAACATAAGGTTTGCCGGCATTATCGATTAGGGTGAGCGTCGTCCGGATTGCATTGTCCTGACGGCTGCTTGCCGTGTGAATGTTTACTTCATTCACTGTACTGACGATCTGTATATTTTTTTTGAAGAAAAAATCTTCTTCGTTATTTTGCATCCAGTTGGTAAAGACACGCAGGCAATACTCTCCCGGAGGGGTGGTGGATGGAATCGTCAAATTGCCATAAAAACAAGAATCGGTCTGTTTTATTTGGATACGTTTTAAAATCGAATCCTGACGGTTGATGAGTTCGAGGTAGATAAATTTACTTAATTGGGTCGGGATATGATAGCTGGCATCTACGCAGTAGGCTCTGAACCAGATATTTTCGCCGGCAGAGTAGGTCGGTTTATCGGTATGTAGATAAATTTTTTCCTGGGGGTTGAAATTGAAATAGTTGTTGAAACATTGTTCGATGTATGAAGGAAAAGCATCTTCGGTTTGAGCTCCGACGGGACGGAAAAGAAGGACCAGCATGATCGTGAACATGCCCGTGCAGATT
Coding sequences within it:
- a CDS encoding phage integrase SAM-like domain-containing protein — translated: MGRITINGTQAGFSCKKEVSLALWDVKTNRAKGKSEEARTLNQELDNIKAQITRHYQYICDHDSFVTAKKVYNRYVGFSEECHTLMNLFREQLEPYKKKIGIEKAESTYCGLVADYKSLLLFMKSKKNAEDIVIEELEKSFIEDYYNWMLGTCALANSTVFGRVNTLKWLMYIAQEKGWIRVHPFASFECMPEYKRRSFLSEEELQRIIHIEPRYKRQRAMRDMFLFMCFTGLSYVDLKAITYDNIHTDSDGGTWLMGNRIKTGVAYVVKLLPIAIELIEKYRGTDEKKDSPNVSFR
- the ppdK gene encoding pyruvate, phosphate dikinase — encoded protein: MSTKYVYTFGDGKAEGKADMKNLLGGKGANLAEMNLIGLPVPAGFTITTEVCTLYNQKGKDAVVKLIENDVKAGIAHMEKIMNAKFGSKGEAFPLMVSVRSGARVSMPGMMDTVLNLGLNDDAVKLLAEKSGNARFAWDSYRRFIQMYGDVVMGVAAAKGEHNPFEVEIDKLKEAKHIKQDTEFTVEDLQVLVENFKKVVKTKTGKDFPTCPWEQLWGAICAVFDSWMTERAVLYRQLNQIPEEWGTAVNVQSMVYGNMGNNSATGVAFSRDAATGEDIFNGEYLINAQGEDVVAGIRTPQEITIEGSRRWAKLQGISEEERASKYPSLEEAMPQAYADLNAVQEKLEDHFHDMQDMEFTIQDGKLWMLQTRNGKRTGAAMVKMAVDMLKQGMIDEKTALLRQEPAKLDELLHPVFNKEALKKAHVITKGLPASPGAACGRVVFFADEAEEWKNRGEKVVLVRQETSPEDLRGMNVSEGILTARGGMTSHAAVVARGMGKCCVSGAGDIVVDYAKRNFSVNGTIIKEGDWISLNGSTGEVYLGKVETEDATLDEDFTAIMNLAEKYTRMYVRTNADTPKDARKARDFGAKGVGLCRTEHMFFEGHRIDAMREMILSDTVEGRRDALNKILPMQRGDFEGILEAMNGLGVTIRLLDPPLHEFTPNEPASQQYMAQKLGIPVERIKEKVDALHEFNPMLGHRGCRLGVTYPEITEMQARAIIEAACNLKLRGLDPRPEIMVPLVGTVKELKQQAEIINRVAAMVFEEKGVKVDYKVGTMIEIPRAAITADQIAEVAEFFSFGTNDLTQMTFGYSRDDAGKFLPEYIRKGILKTDPFAVLDQEGVGRLVEMGVKLGRKTNADLKVGICGEHGGEPSSVIFCDSVGMNYVSCSPFRVPIARVAAAQAAIEE
- a CDS encoding TonB-dependent receptor plug domain-containing protein, with protein sequence MMKTICTGMFTIMLVLLFRPVGAQTEDAFPSYIEQCFNNYFNFNPQEKIYLHTDKPTYSAGENIWFRAYCVDASYHIPTQLSKFIYLELINRQDSILKRIQIKQTDSCFYGNLTIPSTTPPGEYCLRVFTNWMQNNEEDFFFKKNIQIVSTVNEVNIHTASSRQDNAIRTTLTLIDNAGKPYVHQRLKITTYRHKLAVNKTTLKTDEQGSATLQYPVSDSIDRIQVAFPTDLPFAFSREIPLLNLSDDFDFQFFPEGGNLLAGTTQTVAFKALDANGRSIAAEGKIYNSKEQEVVSFSTFHRGMGTLELTTQPGERYYALVHTATNREKRVDLQIPQAENLALQVYPQDNHLILAVKKGIHFPAGKTIYIVMHSRGRLLGVLPAKDDFVGALPLNSLPGGTVQFVLADADSHIYSQRSYFIKPDPQPVLQLRTDKEKYDRREKVNLTLQFTDIGEHPLEGSFSLSVTDNTMVPRDTLSDNIVSYLLLTSDLKGHIEAPGSYSRETPEHIDLLMLTHGWTRYEIGKFLTATPSKATFKLEQGQEIRGKITNYSNKPMANASVQIFIPGENTLGEVKSNENGEFIIRDLDFPDSTIFLVRGYKEKGGKMVDITITPRLFKDPVTHFTIPRENKPLGKEEFMDQFKGSYFYQNGVKVYILDEAVVLRHRPESVQHKYEGQYTDMTDYILGQEELNKFNTSSIYQLLSRLPGVIVSGTKVTMARNGSTPLFMIDGLPQTEDMLNAVMPEDVDNLGVIRDGARLTFFMAQGGAGGVIVINTKHGHFTPKATPGLIKFIPLGYSEPDEFYMPQYNDPEILKAPEIDYRSTIYWQPVVPIDSSGQTSLSFFTSDMAGSYTITVEGLGKNGEPVYRQTTIRRE